A single Natrialba magadii ATCC 43099 DNA region contains:
- a CDS encoding universal stress protein: protein MPIDDSDPADAALEYAVTEFPDADVTALHVIDPYETSFSSWLGGEQFSERLEEEADVLLAAAIVTTATILHTDRRVIWRSGVQ, encoded by the coding sequence GTGCCGATAGACGACTCCGACCCCGCGGACGCGGCACTCGAGTACGCGGTCACCGAGTTCCCTGACGCCGACGTGACGGCGTTGCACGTGATCGATCCCTACGAGACGAGTTTCTCGTCGTGGCTCGGCGGGGAGCAGTTCTCGGAACGCCTCGAGGAGGAAGCAGACGTACTGCTCGCGGCAGCTATAGTAACAACTGCAACTATTTTACACACTGATCGCCGAGTCATCTGGCGATCAGGTGTGCAGTGA
- a CDS encoding membrane protein encodes MMATTHALWGMALALPVIAAAPEYALAAFVAGLVGGLAPDLDLYTGHRKTLHYPVYASLAAVPAIVLAVVFPSTATVALAVGLGAAALHAGSDVLGGGLELRPWEGTSERAVYSHYHGQWLRPRRLVRYDGAPEDLALAGVAAVPIAVAGDALIAAVAVGFLTISAVYVLLRKRLAALAARLARLLPAPVRSYVPARYLEA; translated from the coding sequence ATGATGGCGACGACCCACGCGCTGTGGGGGATGGCCCTCGCCCTCCCGGTGATTGCGGCCGCCCCGGAGTACGCACTCGCCGCGTTCGTCGCGGGCCTCGTCGGCGGTCTCGCCCCCGACCTCGATCTCTATACGGGACACCGGAAGACGCTTCACTACCCCGTCTACGCGTCGCTGGCCGCGGTCCCCGCTATCGTCCTCGCGGTCGTGTTCCCCTCGACGGCGACCGTCGCGCTCGCGGTCGGCCTCGGGGCGGCGGCGCTACACGCCGGCAGCGACGTCCTCGGTGGCGGCCTCGAGCTCCGGCCCTGGGAGGGAACCTCCGAGCGAGCGGTTTACAGCCACTACCACGGACAGTGGCTCCGACCCCGACGGCTGGTCCGGTACGACGGCGCGCCGGAGGACCTCGCGCTGGCCGGCGTCGCCGCGGTGCCGATCGCGGTCGCAGGTGACGCGCTGATCGCAGCGGTCGCCGTCGGGTTCCTCACGATTTCGGCCGTGTATGTACTCCTTCGCAAGCGTCTCGCCGCGCTTGCCGCACGCCTCGCTCGCCTGCTCCCGGCACCGGTTCGTAGCTACGTTCCCGCCCGGTATCTCGAGGCCTGA
- a CDS encoding glycosyltransferase, translating to MASIILPTFEWTRSCAQLARQLEPEDELLVVCDHEDDPVASAELPENAELLVAGEPEGCSGKANAVALALEHASQDRIVLTDDDVDRTNWVTWGGGVTFDRREIDLEGYVGDLRRTVSDDALLAEYTDEVVASREIVNKVYVPGGPRVTYERITRFATIFYRFAPRRTLAILGLFLAVAAAGILAPLLVAFGVTYIARDRYRSLGVDRRTWVFAVPSLLLAPFFVLAGIVRPTFVWGGRRYHWPDTFDVTVVD from the coding sequence ATGGCGAGTATTATCCTGCCAACCTTCGAGTGGACGCGGTCGTGCGCACAGCTGGCTCGCCAACTCGAGCCCGAGGACGAACTGCTGGTCGTCTGCGACCACGAGGACGATCCGGTGGCGAGCGCGGAGCTCCCCGAGAACGCCGAGCTGCTCGTCGCCGGCGAGCCGGAGGGCTGTTCGGGGAAGGCAAACGCCGTCGCCCTCGCGCTCGAGCACGCCTCGCAAGACCGGATCGTCCTGACCGACGACGACGTCGATCGCACGAACTGGGTGACCTGGGGTGGCGGCGTGACGTTCGACCGCCGCGAGATTGATCTCGAAGGCTACGTCGGCGACCTCCGGCGGACGGTCTCGGACGACGCCCTGCTGGCGGAGTACACCGACGAAGTCGTCGCCTCGCGGGAAATCGTCAACAAGGTGTACGTTCCTGGCGGTCCGCGCGTCACCTACGAGCGGATCACGCGTTTCGCGACGATCTTTTACCGATTTGCGCCGCGACGGACTCTGGCGATTCTGGGGCTCTTCCTGGCGGTCGCGGCGGCCGGGATCCTCGCCCCGTTGCTCGTCGCCTTCGGCGTTACGTACATCGCGCGCGATCGGTACCGCTCGCTCGGTGTCGATCGACGGACGTGGGTGTTTGCGGTTCCATCACTGCTCCTCGCTCCGTTTTTCGTCCTCGCGGGAATCGTCAGGCCGACGTTCGTCTGGGGCGGCAGGCGGTATCACTGGCCCGATACGTTCGACGTGACCGTGGTCGACTGA
- a CDS encoding ribbon-helix-helix domain-containing protein, producing the protein MKYANVSVKFPEELDRELEQFLEETGVYTNKSEFIKESVRRHLIELNNEPAIAALRVEQLLARAEQKPVSDDELHGRLDELRQRVDEEEVADAVAAAREEIVDEYADHA; encoded by the coding sequence ATGAAGTACGCCAACGTCAGCGTCAAGTTTCCCGAAGAACTCGATCGGGAACTCGAGCAGTTCCTCGAAGAGACGGGCGTCTACACGAACAAGAGCGAGTTCATCAAGGAGTCGGTTCGCCGCCACCTGATCGAACTGAATAACGAACCAGCGATCGCGGCGCTCCGCGTCGAGCAGTTACTCGCTCGCGCCGAACAGAAGCCGGTGAGTGACGACGAACTGCACGGCCGACTCGACGAGCTTCGTCAGCGCGTCGACGAAGAAGAGGTCGCAGACGCGGTTGCAGCCGCTCGCGAAGAGATAGTCGACGAGTACGCCGATCACGCGTGA